Sequence from the Penaeus vannamei isolate JL-2024 chromosome 25, ASM4276789v1, whole genome shotgun sequence genome:
AGAAAGcctatgtaatgaaaataatgtcttTGCACAGTTCACCCTTATCCACAAGTAGAGCATAAACACATCCACTTTGAGACATCATGGAAAATAAGttacattttttaaaagtaaatatCACTTACTGAAGACAGCAAATATGCTGAAGTTATAGTTGAAACTAAGCGCAACTTATTAGAGAGAATCCATCTTGGGTTCCTAGGCAGATGCTTTTCAAATAACCAGCATACTTTCCCGTCAAGATCCACAGATCTAATAGCCTTTCAAATGTTTCAGAAGAACAACCCATATAATTTCAATGTttggaaaataagggaaagagaaaaaaaaattgtagttaAAAATAGATGTTAGATGAGAACCATCTCCAAAATTTTAGCAAATCTATGTCTAATTATCACAACGTCATGAGTACATTAAAGAATCAATTACAGAACTGTAACAgcgtttcttattatttttttaaaatttccttttAAAATCAGTATAGAAAAAAATCCCTGAAACATCACAACATACCTTACATCCATAACAAAAACCAAAATCAAATTGGCTAATAATTCACATAATGCTTTGCAAAACCAGTACAGTTCTGAATATGGATTGAGTACACTTTTGGAAGAGACACACAACCAGGACGGAAGATGcagtgaataataataaacagaatacataaaataaattgaTATGGAATTTAGCAAATGCAAGAGaggacacacacaagacaactgTTTACCTAATCAGTAGATAGAAGATAGTATGACAAGCATGTGTCTCaagcaggaggaggaatggaacaTGATATGACGACGCACATAATGATGGGTGAAATACAGTGCCTTTTAAATTGCAATGGGAATGTTATGggggttatttatatatactttatatatacatttacattatacataaatatatatgtgtgtatttatgtgcatatatatatatatatatatatatatatatatatatatatatatatatatatatgcatatatatatatatatatatatatatatatatatatatatatatatatgcatatatatatatatatatatatatatatatatatatatatatgcatatatatgcatatatatacaaatatatatatatatatatatatatatatatatatatatatatatatgcatatatatatatatatatatatatatatatatatatatatatatatatatgcatatatatatatatgcatatatatatatgcatatatatatatatatatatatatatatatatatatatatatatgcatatatatatatatatatatatatatgcatatatatatatgcatatatatatatataattatatatatatatatatatatatatatatatatatatatatatatatatatatatatatatatatatatgcatatatatatatgcatatatatatatatatatatatatatatatatatatatatatatatatatatgcatatatatatacatatatatatatatatatatatatatagatatatatatatatgtatatatatatgtatatatatatgcatatatatatatatatgcatatatatatatatatatatatatatatatatatatatatatatatatatataagtatatatatatatatatatatatatatatgtatatatatatatatatatatttgcatatatatgtagatatttatatatatatatatatatatatatatatatatatatatgtatatatatatatatatatatgcatatatacatatatatatatatatgatatttatatatatatgcatatatatatatatatatatatatacatatatatatacatatatatatatatgcatatatacatatgcatatatatatacatatatatatacatatatatataaatgcatatatatatatatgcatatatatatgcatatatatatatatatatatatatatatatatatataaatatatatatatatatatatatatatatatatatatatgcatatatatatatatatatatatatgtatatatatatatatatatatatatgcatatatatatatgcacatatataaacatatatatatatatatgcatatatatatatatatatatatatatatatatatatatatatatatatatatatatatatgcatatatatatgcatatatatatgcacatatagatgcatatatatatatgcatatatatatttatatatatatatatatatatatatatatatatatatatatatatatatatatatatatatatatatatatatatatatatatatatatatgcatatatatatgcatatatatatgcatatatatatatatatatatatatgtatatatatatatatatatatatatatatatatatatatatatatatatatatatatatatatatatatatatatatatatatatatatatatatatatatatacacacacatatatataaatatatatatatatatatacatatatacataaatatacatatatataatatatacatatgtatatatatacatatatatatacatatatatatacatatatatatatacatacatatatatacatatatatatatatacatatatataaatatacatatatatatatatatatatatatatatatatatatatatatatatatatatatatatatatatacatatatatatatacatatatatatatatacatatatacatatatatatatatatatatatatatatatatatatatatatatatatacatatgtacatctatattcttaaatataaacacacgcatatatacgtaaatcTTAGGTGTTCTAGAATACAAATCACAAAAATTGAGTGGAAAACAAGATGTATTCGTCATGAAACACAAAACTATAATTACACataatgtatatctaatatataaatgaaaatgtcaTAATTCAGTGGAAACAGAAATATGTGAAAGGGGTGTGTGATTTGTGCAGGTATATGTTTTTAATGATGTACATttataatttagatatatatgatgCAGCTTAACATACtgtatacagtgtatgtatgcatataaatataaatatatacatacatacatatatatatatatatatatatatatatacatgtatatatatatatatatatatatatatatatatatatatatatatatatatatatatatgtatatatatatatatatatatatatatatgtacataaatatatatatatatatgtgtgtgtgtgtgtgtgtgtgtgtgtgtgtgtgtgtgtgtgtgtgtgtgtgtgtgtgtgtgtgtgtgtgtgtgtatgtatgtatgtatgtatgtatgtatatataattatatatatatatataattatatatatatatatatatattatatatatatatacatatatatatataaatatatatatatatatatatgtatatatatatatacatatatacatacatatatatatatatacaatatatatacatatatatatattatatatatatatatatacgtatatgtatatgtatatgtatatgtatatatatatatatatatataatatataaatatataatatatatatatatatatatatatatatataatatatataatatatataatatatacatatacatatatatatatatatatatatatatatatatatatatatatatatatatatatatatatatacacacacacacacacacacacacacacaatatatgtgtgtgtgcatgtgtgtatgtacatgtgtgtgtgcatgtgtatgtacatgtgtgtgcatgtgtatgtgcatgtgtatgtacatgtgtgtgtgcatgtgtgtgtgcatgtgtgtatgtgcatgtgtgcatgtgcgtgtgtgcatgtgtgtgtgcatgtgtgtgtgtgtgtgtgtgtgtgtgtgtgtgtgtgtgtgtgtgtgtgtgtgtgtgtgtgtgtgtgtgtgtgtgtgtgtgtgtgtgtgtgtgtgtgtgtgtgtgtgtgtgtgtgtgtgtgtgtgtgtgtgtgtgtgtgtgtgtgtgtgtgtttatatatatatatatatatatatatatatatatatatatatatatatatatatatatatatatatattatatattatatatattatatatattaaatatgtatgtgtatgtaagtatgtgtatgtgtatgtatgtatatatataaatatatgtttgtatatatatatatatatatatatatatatatatatatatatatatatatatattaaatatgtatatgtatgtaagtatgtgtatgtgtatgtatgtatatgtataaatatatgtttgtatatatatatatatatatatatatataatatatatatatatataatatatatatatatattatatatattatatatatatatatatatttatatatatatatttatgtatatatatatatatatgtatatatatatatatatatatatatatatgtatatatatgtatatgtatatatatatatatatatatttatatatatatatatatatatgtatatatatatatatatatatatatatatattatatatatatattatatatatatatatatatatatatatgtatatatatatatatatatatatatatatatatatatatatatatatatatatatatatgtatgtatatatatatttatatatatatatttatacatatatgtatatatatatatatatatatatatatatatacacaatatatatatatatatatatatatatatatatatatatatatatatttatatatatatgtatatatatatatatatatatatatatataatatatatataatatatatatgtatatatatacatatatatatatgtatatatatatattgtatatatatatatatttatatatatatatatatataaaatatatatatatatatatatatatatatatatatatatatatatatatatatatatatatatatatatatatatatatatatatatatatatatataatatgtatatatatatatatacatattataaatatatatatatatatatacatattataaatatatatatatacatatatgtaaatacatatcatatatatatatatatatatatatatatatatatatatatatatatattatatatatatataactatatatataactatatatatataatatatatatatatatattatatatatatatataaaatataacatttataaataaatattatatatatatatatatatgtatatacatatgtatatgtatatatatatatatatatatatatatatatatatatatatatatatatatatatatatatatatatatctatatatatatacatatatatatatatatgcatatatatatatatgaatatacatatataaatatacatatatgaatatatatatatatatatatatatatatatatgtatatatatatgtatgtatatatatatatatatatatatatatatatatatatatatatatatatatatatatatatatatatatatatatatatgtatatatatatatgtatatatatatgtatatatatatatatatatatatatatatatatatatatatatatatatatacatacataaacatatactacATGATACATGACAGGTATTCTCCCATTTGACCttgatttatttacattatcttatacacactctctcttaccCAGAGTAAAGGCTGTTGTTCCATAGTAAATAAAACTCTACCACGCTAAGGTTTCTTCTCGATTTCTGCACCACACAAGCCggatccctttatatatatatatatattttgttaatctAGCAAGTTTCCCCTCATTTATGATCACtcaaagtatatattcatattaattattgataataacaaaatacaatgtggtggtggtgataataataataatgatgataatcacaataatcgcatgaacaataatgataataatatgataagaacATTAATTACagtattaataatcatgaaaaaattaCTAATGCAAGAAAATATCATTAACAGggttgttagtaataataacaataaaaaaatcatggtaataaaaaaaataagataaagataataactgataaataatactatatcaataacagtaataaaaaagaatataatcagtaataattgataacagtaataataatgataaaataattaatattgatgttaccatcattattataatgattgtaattaaaatcataatagtaatgataattattgcgataataataaaaaatattaacaaaagtaataattggtaatgataataaaaaatatatatataataaaataatagtaatggtagtataacaataacagtaataataatgataataatcataatgatgaaaaaatatatatacaaaataaaataatagtaataatagtaacaataataacaataacaataataataataataataacagcaaaaaaataaataaaaaaaataataataataactactacaaCAATTGcaaaaataactgtaataataataataataataaaataataataattcatcataataataatattgattataataaagatagtaataataataatgataatcataataataccaataatgataataatatcgatagtcataatgatgataatataaataatgacaacaacaataacagatgataataacgataacaaaatagcCAAATATTCACATTCTTCAAACCTCTGCAGAACTATGTCTTTGTCTAAGAACTTGGAATTAACGACAATCCAAAGTCAAACGTAATCACAGACAATTTATATTCCATAATTCCAACTATTGCAAAGTGAACGATGATGATCATGTCAAACGAAGACCTGTGCCTCTTGAACCTTTTGTACCTCTTGCAGAAGCACCATCTTTTCGAATaactttgtgtgtgcgttttgtgtcaTTTACTTGCTTAAATATATGCATGATGTATGAGTCACTATGATATCAGTAATGTAAACAAATGTAcgtaataaaaaaatcacaataaagatGAGTATTCAGATAATGTTATTTGCGTATATATCAATGGAACATGAGTGAGTGCAGGTTCATTACTTacaaacattcattcatacatgagGTTATCTGTATCATTAAGTATGAATTTACAAGTTATATGTTGAATTCAAAAATATATAGCATAAAAAGTAAGTAttgtaaaatgaatatatatgttatataaacatggagattaatagatagattccTTGTTAAAAGTGTGAAGctatgcaaaaaataaataaaataactaacTACTTTATTaactcgtaataataataataataataatgagaatcataaaaattacttgtaaaaaaaataataaaataaaaaaataacgtataaactaaacaacaaaacaaattaatGGGTACTGGAATATGCATACTTAAAAATCATTGAAGTAATTAACAGGAattttaaaaagaaacaaaaaagaaagaaaaaagaaaaattcaattGGCATATAAGAAAACTCAAGCCTGATTTGTAGGAGCAACTGAGACTGGCTAAAAGGGATTGTAAATTTTATTGACTGAAGAAGCTGTCATTAAATAATGGTGTACAAGAGGTCCTTCTGAGCAGCCAGGCATATAATGCTCCTGTAACAAATTTCATCTCTGATTTACAGCCTGTGATATTCATTTCAATAAAAATGACCCTGTagaccataaaaaaataatatatatatgtatatatatatatatgcttgctttGCCACATAAAATCCTATGCATATAACCATACGTCTGTGCTTGCTTTTACCTCCCTTACCGTCAGTCACACAGAAATAAATTAATACCAAAATTGTATACACAGCACATTCCTAATGAAACTGACAGGCAAAATGATAGAACATGGGTAAGCATAGCAACATTACAAACATTACCATGACAACTGTCCAAATGTAATAGACACATAAGTAAAGAAATCTCACTATATTTTCTCCGTGATCTATATAACTTTTGAAATcacaatttttttctccttctcagcTGGAAGGAATGGAGACGACAGTTGTGAAGATggagataaaaatacataaaatggaATTGGTATGAGTAATAAAAGATCAGgtcgaggggaaagggatgaggttGAGGGATTGGTATGTGTGAATTATGGTATAAATAATATTGTAAGTGAAACAGGATCAAGTTATAGGGGTTCTACTTATCAATAATtagtacaaaaacaaaacaataaacaaaagcagCCATAAAagattatctgtcttttttctcataaaaggataaaaaaaaagcacTCTAAATTCATCGAGCACTAAGCACAATTACACTCTTGGCAGTGTTCTGAGTATCTGAGTGAAAATAAATTCACCAATCTTGCACCTTTTCATTCGACATGTGAGGACCAATAGAATTATCTATACAAGATTcacaacatatatatcaataccaataaataCAGCATAAACGTGTATGTGTAAGAATAAGTGATTATGAGGTGAATGAGTAACTGAGTAAATATCATGTATACACACTTAGACacgattatacacacacgcacgcacacacacacacacacacacacacacatatatatttgaccTACATTCACTCATTCCCTGACTTCATCTTACATTCCAAATGAGAGATATAGGAACTCAAAGTGACAAACACATTACATGTGGTTCAAAAAGTGtttgaataacaaaaatgataaaatccaAGGCagaaaaatgacacacacacacgatctgtTCCTTCGGACACTCAATGTTTCTTCCTAATCATTTAATTTAATTGGGTATAATTTACTTGGACCCTATGCCTTGTCTGTAATGaagtatcattatcttattattcccATTTCAGGTGACATCATTTGAACTTTTCTGCCTGAAACTAGAGTATCCTCATCATATATCTGGCTTGAAACTGGAGTgacatttcattactattattatcatcattattgctgtatttaaaaaagtaaataaatgaaaaaaaaaaaatatatatatatatggaggaaaataaatatatttactacCCATGATCTGAGTAAAACTACTCTATTTCTTGCGTGGTTACTGTCCTACACATTGAAGAAAAAATTAAACTTCAGGAACATCACCCTACAGCATGCCTGAAATCTGAGTAAAACCACCCCACTTCCTGGTTGAAACTTCTGTAATGTTAccctattaataaaaaaagaaaaaaattgtagaaACTACAACCAAACTCTGCTGAAAGCTGAGTAAATTAGAATGACATTACCCTAATCtttggggagaaagaaagaaaagaaaaagaaaaaaagaatgtaacCCTATTCCCTGCCTGAAATTTGAGTTAAACCACTACTATTCCTCATCTGAAATTACAGTATCATCATTCACTTTCCTGTCTTAGTTAAAGCCACACTAAGTTCAACAAGAAGTTGGCTTAGATAGCTGGGACATGCGGGAATAAGTTTGTATCAAACTGTACCTGAGTATGTACAAGCATGTGTAGGAggacatgtacatgtgtgtgtttttcagcaAAGGAGGGATAccgggtatatgtatatgcatgtatgtgtctgttagtgtgcataaataaatacaatgatatttacaaatatatatgcctacatacacacacacaaataatggaCTAAAACAGTACAGAAGTtctaaaaaagtatataaaatcatttgctctctcttttgctcgttcgctcgctcgctctcgttctccctctctctcttttactcagcTCAGTTACTCAAGTCgtgactttctttttctctctccctttattttattttctctgtctctgtctttgttgcagtctctgtctctatgtctctctcttttacagctggggaaaaataaatgaaattacacTCAGGCAGGACTCTTTTTCTGACAAAACATCAACAAGTCAATgagaaaaatacaagaattaTCATCTTGCTTTTCagaatcaaaatagaaaaaactagattaaaaaaaaaaggtttggaaGGAATGGATTAGGtacagggggggtgagggattaAAGGGAATAATAATCTTATAAAATAATTAACAAGACTTTATAAATActtgtttgatgatgatgatacaggtcaaagaaaagaagaaaaggatcaaAAAGGCCTGCTAATCTCAGTATGGGAGGGCcttgcagcacacacacatatgaaagcaTGTTTAATGAGCTTTGTGAATcttaacaaaaccaaacaaaataataataaataaattaacaaataaaaaacaaaaataaaaatgatataatacaatgaatgaataacataaagtggggaggaaaaaagaggaggtgaaAACATTCTTATGACAAATGAACAAGGTGGAAAAGGGGTGATTTTAGGTGTCATTGGCACCATCTTCTGGCGTTGAGCCATTGCTGAGGTCCTCGGCCGAGCACCCGCCCATCTTGATGAGCTCTCCATCCTCCAGAccatcctcctctacctcctctctttctgcttcttccttcgtctctgcCTCCACCATGAGGTCTGTTCGCTCCTGCAGGATGACACTAGGGATGTGAGAAGAAGCGATGCCTGGCTGgcaggaggacggggagagggggcacGTGTGGTCCCTGGCTGCCTTGGGCAGGAGGAGGCTCACATAGCTGCTCTGGACCGGTTTGTGCTTGGCCAGCTCCTCCACCGCTTCCTCCACACTAAACCATTTGCGTTTCCGCCCTGGTGATTGGAAATTTTCCTTAGGATATCAAACCAATCCTCATACTCTTAATATGTTTACACCAATATCCTCATGCTATATTTGGAAGCCATGATACTCTTAATAATACtttcaaaacaaaattaaagagATACACAACAGTTCACAATAAACTAaactgtgaatatatacatatggggaCACATAATATCCAACAGGATGTCAAACAAAGCATGGATGTATACAACTAAACAAGGATAACTGTCAACATCTTTTTACACTTCGGTGGATTCATCTGTGATAATAAGTGTTTAAAAAGGCTTGGCTATACTGAAGTGTTATCCCTAACAAGCCCTTCAAATACTTGTAATATAAAGaagcattctttattttttttgttttgtttttttgttttatctattcatttaattttcttttcttttacaataTTGTGCAGGTAAAttcattcatacatctatatataatcacTGCTCCTTTCCATTTTACTACATTTACTACATTTCTTTTTACAAGTTTACAAAgattactctctctatctaaatcAATCCAAAACACACGCATTTCATTTTATATCTTCGTCATAAAACCTTGCCTTTTTCAACAGTCAATATGATGAACCTTcctatcttatatctatctaactcATCAGCCAATAAAAAATTTGGTTTATTCTTCAGAAGTCTGAAAATATTTGAGAGAGAAATctacaaaaagaaacaaatagagtaGTGATATGACACAatgaaaaagtggaagaagaagaagaaagaattgtgAGACATGAGGCAAACTGACTTACCAAACACCTTAGACTCATCccactcctccatttcttctgtGACCACAAGAACGTATACACTTGTCCGATGACGCCGCTCAGAGTTCTGAAAAAAAGGATGATTCTTGAGACCagatttcaaaatatataaatcaggGGTTCTTAACTTTGGCCCATGGTGTACTTAAATATGTGAATTAAATATCTAGATTTTCTTGTTCCTAACAATGTAGTTGGACAGTTTACAATATGACCAAAATAAAATGTCTGTTCTTTTTGGTCTCTGGTGCCATATGATTTCAGACCCtaaaactatcatcattaatgctgatCAAGCCTTGTTTTGTGTCCTTGTGTCTGAGTGACTCCCCAAGCTTTAAACCTCAGCTCAATCATAttttaaaattaataaaacatttcAATTACTACCATTAACCTTGAGCAAAACATCACTGTTCATCACAAATAAAAACTCCAGTTGCCAGAACTGTGCAGAACAGGAGTATCAAATTTACAGGCGGAATGTGGCCCTCAGGATGATCATAAATAGCAAGGGGTGACAAAAATACTTATTAGCATGTGAAATTAAAAGACAATGATAGAGTATTAGTGAATTATCTACATAAAAGTTGTCAAGTAGTTCTTGTTCAGCATGTATGTCATAACAAAGTAAACCTCAAATACAAAATTGAAGTTA
This genomic interval carries:
- the Aps gene encoding diphosphoinositol polyphosphate phosphohydrolase 1, with product MSNMVKARNYDKDGFVKRAACICVNEDESQVLLVSSRRDSRLWIVPGGGVEPNELPDIAATREVREEAGVCGMLGRCLGVFENSERRHRTSVYVLVVTEEMEEWDESKVFGRKRKWFSVEEAVEELAKHKPVQSSYVSLLLPKAARDHTCPLSPSSCQPGIASSHIPSVILQERTDLMVEAETKEEAEREEVEEDGLEDGELIKMGGCSAEDLSNGSTPEDGANDT